From one Cereibacter sphaeroides 2.4.1 genomic stretch:
- a CDS encoding YhaN family protein: MRLDRLDLTRYGHFTDRRLAFPAPAPGEADLHVVYGPNEAGKSTLFSAWLDLLFGIPLRTRYDFRHPGPTMRVGARLSHAGGALDLARVKRNTGSLLDAHDQPVPEALLQSALGGLTREGYSAMFSLDDDTLEKGGDSILASRGDLGEMLFSASAGLAQLSPRLEAIRVNLDGFHRSGKRSGWLWDTKKRLTELDAERRRLDVSAGTIQKLAREAEAAEAAWRAARGAEDAAQADLGRLQDLAATLPIRARLEGLRARLAPLAHLPEAGVAERDRLDQLDRETEALRARRADRARRLADLAAEADALPLDPAVLAAAGDIEAAEALRPEHETAQKDLPRREAEAFEARAEVTALLAELGHPGAKPEGLVLPATTLARLRALAAERSGLEATAAASEAERRAAAERLTRERDRLGDPGPEGEDDTLVALLARLRAQDPAEAHARARLDRDLHQARLTAALEALAPWRGDAPALAALPVPSAALLDGWERGLEEARQRVADAQRTAEAIRADLDRLRHDAAAERGAASATGLTLAEAAAARSRREAAWASHRRALDAASATEFEQALREDDRISALLAEALAEARRAAGAEAEEARLLRTLAEADAAREAARAGQARIRTALAEAGGAFGLCDADISALRHWLGLRDEALARQAALREAEAHCTRQSEALDAATLALAAALGAPEGTPFEALLATAIARTEAAERRREARRQLAGLAADLKAREAAEAQAQQALARWRESWHEASRDTILADGPSEGPVLDLLDALGAAARSLAALEDRIAKMEANRARFEAARTALLARLDLDPDTGWEALRSRLRRAQDAARDAERLAQQRTTEERQEAEDRRTLAALEEDRAALAQALGWSEADGPLAAHLACCLEAAELRRQVAALLSDLSGRPEPQETDDPATLTSRIEKLRTDLQLLRSEAESCLTAHLDAGRRLEAVGGDDALARIASDRETLLVELRDRARAHLAARFGLMAFEAGLRRYRDRHRSAMLARASDAFCRLSRGAYAGLAAQPDGAQEVLVALAAEGGAKLAADLSKGTRFQLYLALRIAGFHELAQSRPPVPFIADDIMETFDDDRSAEAFALLADMSRVGQVIYLTHHRHLCDIARAACPGASLIDLTAP; this comes from the coding sequence ATGCGCCTCGACCGGCTCGACCTCACGCGCTACGGCCATTTCACGGACCGGCGGCTCGCATTTCCCGCGCCTGCGCCGGGAGAGGCGGACCTGCATGTGGTCTACGGGCCGAACGAGGCAGGCAAGTCCACGCTCTTCTCGGCCTGGCTCGACCTCCTCTTCGGCATCCCGCTCCGCACCCGCTACGACTTCCGCCACCCCGGCCCCACGATGCGCGTGGGCGCGCGGCTCAGCCATGCGGGCGGCGCGCTCGATCTGGCCCGGGTGAAGCGGAACACCGGCAGCCTCCTCGACGCGCACGACCAGCCGGTGCCCGAGGCGCTGCTGCAATCGGCGCTGGGCGGCCTCACGCGCGAGGGCTATTCGGCCATGTTCTCGCTCGACGACGACACGCTGGAAAAGGGCGGCGACAGCATCCTTGCGAGCCGCGGCGATCTGGGCGAGATGCTCTTCTCGGCGAGCGCGGGGCTGGCCCAGCTGAGCCCCCGGCTCGAGGCGATCCGCGTGAACCTCGACGGCTTTCACCGCAGCGGCAAGCGCAGCGGCTGGCTTTGGGACACGAAGAAGCGGCTGACCGAACTCGATGCGGAGCGGCGGCGGCTGGACGTGTCGGCCGGAACGATCCAGAAGCTCGCACGCGAGGCGGAGGCGGCCGAGGCCGCCTGGCGGGCGGCGCGCGGTGCAGAGGATGCGGCGCAGGCGGATCTGGGGCGGCTGCAGGATCTGGCGGCGACCCTTCCGATCCGGGCGCGGCTCGAAGGGCTGCGGGCGCGGCTCGCGCCGCTGGCCCATCTGCCCGAAGCCGGGGTGGCCGAGCGCGACCGGCTCGACCAACTCGACCGCGAGACCGAAGCGCTGCGCGCGCGTCGCGCCGACCGGGCCCGCCGCCTTGCGGATCTCGCGGCAGAGGCCGATGCCTTGCCGCTCGATCCGGCGGTGCTGGCTGCCGCCGGCGACATCGAGGCGGCCGAGGCGCTGCGCCCCGAGCACGAGACGGCGCAGAAGGACCTGCCCCGCCGCGAAGCCGAGGCGTTCGAGGCCCGCGCCGAGGTGACGGCGCTTCTGGCCGAACTCGGCCATCCGGGGGCAAAGCCGGAGGGGCTGGTGCTTCCGGCAACCACGCTCGCACGGCTCCGCGCCCTTGCCGCAGAGCGCTCTGGCCTCGAAGCGACCGCGGCCGCCTCGGAGGCGGAGCGACGCGCGGCGGCCGAGCGCCTCACGCGCGAGCGCGACCGTCTGGGCGATCCGGGCCCCGAGGGCGAGGACGACACGCTGGTCGCGCTGCTCGCGCGGCTGCGGGCGCAGGATCCGGCCGAGGCCCATGCCCGGGCGCGGCTCGACCGCGATCTGCATCAGGCGCGCCTCACCGCCGCGCTCGAGGCGCTTGCCCCCTGGCGGGGCGATGCCCCGGCGCTCGCGGCCCTGCCCGTGCCCTCCGCCGCCCTGCTCGACGGGTGGGAGCGCGGCCTCGAAGAGGCCCGTCAGCGCGTGGCCGACGCCCAGAGGACGGCAGAGGCGATCCGCGCCGATCTCGACCGGCTGCGCCACGATGCGGCGGCAGAGCGAGGCGCCGCCTCGGCCACCGGCCTCACCCTCGCCGAGGCCGCCGCCGCCCGCAGCCGACGTGAAGCCGCCTGGGCCAGCCATCGCCGCGCCCTCGATGCGGCCAGTGCCACCGAGTTCGAACAGGCGCTCCGCGAGGACGACCGCATCTCCGCCCTCCTCGCCGAGGCGCTGGCCGAGGCCCGCCGCGCGGCCGGAGCCGAAGCCGAGGAGGCGCGGCTTCTCCGCACGCTGGCCGAGGCGGACGCGGCCCGTGAGGCGGCGCGCGCCGGGCAGGCCCGGATCCGCACCGCCCTTGCCGAGGCGGGAGGGGCCTTCGGCCTCTGCGATGCCGACATCTCCGCCCTGCGACACTGGCTCGGCCTCCGCGACGAGGCGCTGGCCCGGCAGGCGGCGCTCCGCGAGGCCGAAGCCCATTGCACCCGCCAGTCGGAGGCGCTGGACGCGGCCACCCTTGCCCTCGCCGCGGCCCTCGGCGCGCCGGAGGGCACGCCCTTCGAGGCCCTCCTCGCGACCGCCATCGCCCGCACCGAAGCCGCCGAACGTCGGCGCGAGGCGCGGCGGCAGCTGGCCGGGCTGGCCGCCGATCTCAAGGCCCGCGAGGCCGCCGAGGCGCAGGCACAGCAGGCGCTCGCGCGCTGGCGCGAAAGCTGGCACGAGGCGAGCCGGGACACGATCCTCGCCGACGGCCCTTCCGAGGGTCCGGTGCTCGATCTCCTCGATGCGCTCGGCGCGGCGGCCCGCAGCCTCGCCGCGCTCGAGGACCGGATCGCCAAGATGGAGGCGAACCGCGCAAGGTTCGAGGCCGCCCGGACGGCGCTCCTCGCGCGGCTCGACCTCGATCCCGACACGGGCTGGGAGGCGCTACGGTCCCGGCTGCGCCGCGCGCAGGATGCGGCGCGGGACGCGGAACGGCTCGCCCAGCAGCGCACCACCGAGGAGCGTCAGGAGGCCGAGGACCGCCGCACCCTCGCCGCGCTGGAAGAAGACCGGGCCGCGCTCGCCCAAGCGCTCGGCTGGTCCGAGGCGGACGGGCCGCTCGCGGCCCACCTCGCCTGCTGCCTCGAGGCGGCCGAGCTGCGCCGTCAGGTGGCAGCCCTTCTGTCGGACCTCTCAGGGCGGCCCGAACCGCAGGAGACCGACGATCCCGCGACGCTCACTTCCCGGATCGAGAAACTGCGCACCGACCTCCAGCTCCTGCGGAGCGAGGCCGAGAGCTGCCTCACCGCCCATCTGGACGCCGGGCGCAGGCTCGAGGCGGTCGGCGGCGACGATGCGCTGGCCCGGATCGCCTCGGACCGCGAGACCCTGCTGGTGGAACTGCGCGACCGCGCCCGCGCCCATCTCGCCGCCCGCTTCGGGCTGATGGCCTTCGAGGCGGGGCTCCGGCGCTACCGCGACCGGCACCGCAGCGCGATGCTGGCCCGCGCCTCGGACGCCTTCTGCCGCCTCAGCCGTGGAGCCTATGCCGGCCTCGCGGCCCAGCCCGACGGCGCGCAGGAGGTGCTGGTGGCGCTGGCCGCCGAAGGCGGGGCGAAACTGGCGGCGGATCTCTCCAAGGGCACGCGGTTTCAGCTCTATCTCGCGCTGCGCATCGCGGGCTTCCACGAGCTCGCCCAGAGCCGCCCGCCCGTGCCCTTCATCGCCGACGACATCATGGAGACCTTCGACGACGACCGCTCGGCCGAGGCCTTCGCCTTGCTGGCCGACATGTCCCGCGTGGGGCAGGTGATCTATCTGACGCACCACCGCCACCTCTGCGACATCGCCCGCGCCGCCTGCCCCGGCGCCTCGCTGATCGACCTCACGGCGCCCTGA
- a CDS encoding metallophosphoesterase family protein, whose protein sequence is MAFTFLHTADLHLDAPLRAVALRDPELAAEIGVASRTAFSRIVDLCLAEAVAFLVIAGDLWDGTYSSTKTPRFLKQELLRLEAAGIGCYILRGNHDALARQTGELEAPANTTVFGARPSTVELSIDGQPVALHGLSFREPHAPESLLPRYPAPKPGAFNLGLMHTSLNGSPGHDPYAPCSLAELEAHGYDYWALGHIHRRFVHRGRATVVMPGTPQGRDIGEAGAASVTLVQVGDDGAVTLEERSVAPLRFDRLALDCTGIADWSDLLAHLDRALRAAAEAPRAEDHLVLRPVLTGATPLAWRIARDRDRLTEEARALSAGRRLWIDKLELRLSEEGAELPGAALPEDLVRLVQEDLPEDPALNAALLAATQELARDLPPEARDLLGQDEAAMAALCRSLLAEGTPLILAELAAEASD, encoded by the coding sequence TTGGCGTTCACGTTCCTTCATACGGCCGATCTCCATCTCGACGCGCCGCTGCGGGCTGTGGCGCTGCGCGATCCCGAGCTTGCAGCCGAGATCGGCGTGGCCTCGCGCACCGCCTTTTCGCGCATCGTGGATCTCTGCCTTGCCGAGGCGGTGGCCTTCCTCGTGATCGCGGGCGACCTCTGGGACGGAACCTACAGCTCGACCAAGACCCCCCGCTTTCTCAAGCAGGAGCTTTTGCGGCTCGAGGCCGCGGGGATCGGCTGCTATATCCTGCGCGGCAATCACGATGCGCTGGCGCGGCAGACGGGCGAGCTCGAGGCGCCGGCCAACACCACCGTCTTCGGCGCCCGCCCCTCGACGGTCGAGCTCTCGATCGACGGCCAGCCGGTGGCCCTCCACGGGCTGAGCTTCCGCGAGCCGCACGCGCCCGAGAGCCTGCTGCCGCGCTATCCGGCGCCGAAGCCGGGGGCGTTCAACCTAGGCCTCATGCATACGAGCCTGAACGGCAGCCCGGGGCACGATCCCTACGCGCCCTGCAGCCTCGCCGAGCTCGAGGCCCACGGCTACGATTACTGGGCGCTCGGCCATATCCACCGCCGCTTCGTGCATCGGGGGCGCGCGACGGTGGTGATGCCGGGCACGCCGCAGGGGCGCGACATCGGCGAGGCGGGCGCGGCCTCGGTCACGCTGGTGCAGGTGGGCGACGACGGGGCGGTCACGCTCGAAGAGCGCAGCGTGGCGCCGCTGCGCTTCGACCGGCTGGCGCTCGACTGCACGGGGATTGCGGACTGGTCCGACCTGCTCGCCCATCTCGACCGGGCGCTCCGTGCCGCGGCCGAGGCGCCGCGCGCGGAAGACCATCTGGTGCTGCGTCCGGTGCTGACCGGGGCCACGCCGCTCGCCTGGCGCATCGCGCGCGATCGCGACCGGCTGACCGAAGAGGCGCGCGCCCTCTCTGCGGGACGCAGGCTCTGGATCGACAAGCTCGAACTGCGGCTATCGGAGGAAGGCGCAGAGCTGCCCGGCGCGGCCCTGCCCGAGGATCTCGTCCGCCTCGTTCAGGAGGATCTGCCCGAGGATCCGGCCCTGAACGCCGCGCTTCTTGCGGCCACACAGGAGCTCGCGCGCGACCTGCCGCCCGAGGCGCGCGATCTGCTGGGGCAGGATGAGGCGGCGATGGCCGCGCTCTGCCGCAGCCTTCTGGCCGAGGGAACGCCCCTGATCCTCGCCGAGCTTGCGGCGGAGGCGTCGGACTGA
- the bluB gene encoding 5,6-dimethylbenzimidazole synthase: protein MPDFPPVEPRPARRFTETERQALHDIIAERRDVRDEFLPDPVDPEALRRVLEAAHRAPSVGFMQPWNFLLIRDAARRAEVHKAFRRANDEAALLFPEEKRDTYRALKLQGILKAPLNICVTCDRDRCGEVVLGRTHNPEMDLYSTVCAVQNLWLAARAEGLGVGWVSIYREEELRAILGIPERVKIVAYLCVGHVDRFYSAPELALKGWRQRLPLDDLLMEEGWQADRAL from the coding sequence ATGCCGGATTTTCCTCCCGTCGAGCCGCGCCCGGCGCGCCGCTTCACCGAAACCGAGCGTCAGGCGCTCCATGACATCATCGCCGAGAGGCGCGACGTGCGCGACGAGTTCCTGCCGGATCCGGTGGATCCCGAGGCGCTGCGCCGGGTGCTCGAGGCCGCGCACCGCGCGCCCTCGGTGGGCTTCATGCAGCCGTGGAACTTCCTCCTGATCCGCGATGCCGCGCGCAGGGCCGAGGTCCACAAGGCCTTCCGCCGCGCCAACGACGAGGCGGCGCTGCTCTTCCCCGAGGAGAAGCGCGACACCTACCGCGCGCTGAAGCTGCAGGGCATCCTGAAGGCGCCGCTCAACATCTGCGTCACCTGCGACCGCGACCGCTGCGGCGAGGTGGTGCTGGGGCGGACCCACAATCCCGAGATGGATCTCTATTCGACCGTCTGCGCGGTGCAGAACCTCTGGCTCGCCGCGCGGGCCGAGGGGCTGGGCGTGGGCTGGGTCAGCATCTACCGCGAGGAGGAGCTGCGGGCGATCCTCGGCATCCCCGAGCGCGTCAAGATCGTGGCCTATCTCTGCGTGGGCCATGTGGACCGCTTCTACAGCGCGCCGGAACTGGCCTTGAAGGGTTGGCGTCAGCGGCTGCCGCTCGACGATCTGCTCATGGAGGAAGGCTGGCAGGCCGACCGCGCTTTGTGA
- a CDS encoding sensor histidine kinase, with translation MSWTIDARGHGPIPLNKWLWRSYIKAALVPLLLIEFGFVGVYLITSQVVYDRSASAITRISETTLRDDSTREADIIAHRLQSISATTRIFSEETARALAAPATVSEEEKARHRLSPEGVFYTTKDTGGAAVFYSGIVPIGEAEREKVWRTARLDPLMKSIKDSDPLIAQLYLNTWDSYNRIYPYFDVLDIYPPKMDIPSYNFYYEADRAHNPAGGAVWTDAYVDPAGEGWMVSSIAPVYGPDRLEAVVGIDVTIKTIVEQVLDIKMPGDGFAVLIGRDGTILALPPKGEDRLGMSELIGHTYAEAILQDTFKPAEFNIFRRPDLASIALQMQAEPAGVSKVDLQEPMIAAWSTVAGPNWRLLLLTSERSLLTEATNLRDQLGFVSTSIVAILVLFYAGFFAYLWRRSVAMSARVARPLGDLEQRMVLISEGGTVPPSAPFEIQELQTVGEHLATMGDKLDAANRAKSSFLSSMSHELRTPLTAIIGYAELLEASEGRKLDGERLQQVQAISTAGWTLVKLVDAVLELSRLEHRDLRLATSSMDLMPLIEEALGRARPDAERMRVTLRLIAPETPLPSVVSDPALLRRILDQLLSNAVKYNLPGGLVEVSFGLEAPDTVDLSIRDTGPGIPTDRQAEVFQAFQRLGHENGAISGAGIGMTIAQRLAEVSGCRLSLESTPGKGTVFLLRIPRTRQGAPGTA, from the coding sequence ATGTCATGGACAATCGATGCCAGAGGGCATGGGCCGATTCCGCTGAACAAGTGGCTCTGGCGCTCCTATATCAAGGCCGCCCTCGTTCCGCTGCTGCTGATCGAATTCGGCTTCGTCGGCGTCTATCTCATCACGAGCCAGGTGGTCTACGACCGGAGCGCCTCGGCAATCACCCGCATTTCCGAAACGACTTTGCGCGACGATTCAACCCGCGAGGCGGATATCATCGCCCACAGGTTGCAGAGCATCAGCGCCACCACCCGGATCTTCTCCGAAGAAACCGCCCGTGCGCTCGCCGCGCCTGCTACGGTGTCGGAGGAGGAAAAGGCGCGCCACCGCCTCTCGCCCGAGGGGGTCTTCTACACGACGAAGGACACGGGCGGAGCGGCCGTCTTCTATTCCGGAATTGTCCCGATAGGCGAGGCCGAGCGCGAAAAGGTCTGGCGCACGGCGCGGCTCGATCCCTTGATGAAATCCATCAAGGACAGCGATCCCCTGATTGCCCAGCTTTATCTGAATACATGGGATTCCTATAACCGGATCTATCCCTACTTCGACGTGCTCGACATCTACCCGCCGAAGATGGATATCCCGAGTTACAATTTCTACTACGAGGCCGATCGCGCGCACAATCCGGCGGGCGGGGCGGTCTGGACCGATGCCTATGTGGATCCGGCCGGAGAGGGCTGGATGGTCTCCTCGATCGCGCCGGTCTACGGGCCGGACCGGCTCGAAGCGGTGGTGGGCATCGACGTCACCATCAAGACGATTGTCGAACAGGTGCTCGACATCAAGATGCCGGGCGACGGCTTTGCCGTCCTCATCGGGCGCGACGGCACGATCCTGGCCCTCCCGCCGAAGGGCGAGGATCGGCTGGGGATGAGCGAGCTCATCGGCCACACCTATGCCGAGGCGATCCTTCAGGACACGTTCAAGCCCGCCGAGTTCAACATCTTCCGCAGGCCCGATCTGGCGTCCATCGCGCTCCAGATGCAGGCCGAGCCGGCGGGCGTCTCGAAGGTCGATCTGCAGGAGCCGATGATCGCCGCATGGTCCACCGTCGCGGGGCCGAACTGGCGCCTCCTTCTGCTCACGAGCGAACGGAGCCTGCTCACCGAGGCCACGAACCTGCGCGACCAGCTGGGATTCGTCAGCACGAGCATCGTGGCGATCCTCGTCCTCTTCTACGCGGGCTTCTTCGCCTATCTCTGGCGCCGGTCGGTCGCGATGAGCGCGCGCGTGGCCCGGCCGCTCGGGGATCTCGAGCAGCGGATGGTCCTCATCAGCGAGGGCGGCACCGTCCCCCCCTCGGCGCCGTTCGAGATCCAGGAACTGCAGACCGTGGGCGAGCATCTCGCCACCATGGGCGACAAGCTCGACGCGGCGAACCGCGCCAAGTCCAGCTTCCTGTCCTCCATGAGCCACGAGCTGCGCACGCCACTGACCGCGATCATCGGCTATGCCGAGCTGCTCGAAGCCTCGGAAGGCCGCAAGCTCGACGGGGAGCGGCTGCAGCAGGTGCAGGCGATCTCGACGGCGGGCTGGACGCTGGTGAAGCTGGTGGATGCGGTGCTGGAACTCAGCCGGCTCGAACATCGCGACCTGCGCCTCGCGACCAGCTCGATGGATCTGATGCCGCTGATCGAGGAGGCGCTCGGCCGCGCGCGGCCCGACGCGGAGCGCATGCGCGTGACGCTGCGCCTCATCGCGCCCGAGACGCCGCTGCCGTCGGTGGTGAGCGATCCGGCGCTCCTCCGGCGCATCCTCGACCAGCTTCTGTCGAACGCGGTCAAATACAACCTGCCCGGCGGCCTCGTGGAGGTCAGCTTCGGCCTCGAGGCGCCCGACACGGTGGATCTGTCGATCCGCGACACCGGCCCCGGCATCCCGACGGACCGGCAGGCCGAGGTGTTTCAGGCCTTCCAGCGGCTCGGGCACGAGAACGGCGCCATCAGCGGCGCGGGCATCGGCATGACCATCGCGCAGCGGTTGGCCGAGGTCAGCGGCTGCCGTCTCAGCCTCGAGAGCACCCCGGGCAAGGGCACGGTCTTCCTGCTCCGCATCCCGCGCACCCGTCAGGGCGCGCCAGGCACCGCCTGA
- a CDS encoding ABC transporter permease, which yields MAFRLALVALLPLAVLSLFVGAAGLGPAALWSDPQGHLLLIVSRLPRTLAVILTGSALAVAGVVMQQLVRNRFVEPGTTGTAEGAAIGLLVVTLAAPGAALWVKMIVASLAAMASTGLFLALIRRLPPREVLLVPLVGLILSGVLQSAATFVAWQADMMQLVGIWLMTGEFSGVLAGRYELLWVAAAAAALAFLAADRFAILGLGERTAVGLGLDARGVMRLGLLVVAVVTAMVVVTVGMVPFVGLVVPNLVNRIMGDNLRATLPVVAAGGGALVLACDLIGRLVRYPYELPVGTVLGVLGSLLFLWLLWRPARG from the coding sequence ATGGCCTTCCGCCTGGCCCTCGTGGCTCTTTTGCCGCTGGCGGTGCTGAGCCTCTTCGTCGGGGCCGCGGGGCTCGGCCCGGCGGCCCTCTGGTCCGATCCGCAGGGGCACCTCCTTCTGATCGTCTCGCGCCTGCCGCGCACGCTGGCGGTGATCCTCACCGGCTCGGCGCTTGCGGTGGCGGGCGTCGTCATGCAGCAGCTCGTGCGCAACCGCTTCGTCGAGCCCGGCACAACGGGCACCGCCGAGGGCGCGGCCATCGGGCTGCTTGTCGTCACGCTGGCGGCGCCCGGCGCGGCGCTCTGGGTGAAGATGATCGTGGCGAGCCTCGCCGCGATGGCAAGCACCGGCCTCTTCCTCGCGCTGATCCGCCGCCTGCCGCCGCGCGAGGTGCTGCTCGTGCCGCTGGTGGGCCTCATCCTCTCGGGCGTGCTGCAGTCGGCCGCGACCTTCGTCGCCTGGCAGGCGGACATGATGCAGCTCGTGGGGATCTGGCTCATGACGGGCGAATTCTCGGGCGTGCTTGCGGGGCGCTACGAGCTTCTGTGGGTGGCGGCCGCGGCCGCCGCGCTCGCCTTTCTGGCTGCCGACCGGTTCGCGATCCTGGGCCTCGGCGAGCGGACGGCGGTGGGGCTCGGGCTCGATGCGAGAGGCGTGATGCGGCTGGGACTCCTTGTGGTGGCGGTGGTGACGGCGATGGTGGTGGTGACGGTCGGCATGGTGCCCTTCGTGGGCCTCGTGGTGCCGAACCTCGTCAACCGGATCATGGGCGACAACCTGCGCGCCACCCTGCCCGTGGTGGCGGCGGGGGGCGGGGCGCTGGTGCTGGCCTGCGATCTGATCGGCCGCCTCGTGCGCTATCCCTACGAGCTGCCGGTGGGCACGGTGCTGGGCGTGCTGGGCTCGCTCCTCTTCCTCTGGCTCCTCTGGAGGCCCGCGCGTGGATAG
- a CDS encoding iron chelate uptake ABC transporter family permease subunit — protein sequence MDRSIRWLVPICLVVAGLYLFWGLRAANWAFALELRATRLAALTVVGASVGVATVLFQTVSTNRILTPSIMGFDALYVLMQTALVAVLGISGFAALPGGTKFLLETGGLVAAALLLFGTLLARGAQDLPRMILTGVIFGILFRSAAGFVGRLLDPNAYAVVQQASFATFSRVEAGLLPWAGLLALSAMGTALVLAPRLDVLALGRRTSVPLGLGHDRLALLTLGLVAVLVASATALVGPIGFFGLIVASLAHALTERARHAALLPAAALSAVALLVGGQFLFERLLRLEGTLSVVVELAGGLFFLWLLMKGRIR from the coding sequence GTGGATAGGTCGATCCGCTGGCTGGTGCCGATCTGCCTCGTCGTCGCCGGACTCTATCTCTTCTGGGGGCTCCGGGCGGCGAACTGGGCCTTCGCGCTGGAGCTGCGGGCCACGCGGCTCGCGGCGCTGACGGTGGTCGGGGCCTCGGTGGGGGTGGCCACGGTGCTCTTCCAGACGGTGAGCACCAACCGCATCCTCACGCCCTCGATCATGGGGTTCGACGCGCTCTATGTGCTGATGCAGACGGCGCTGGTGGCGGTTCTGGGCATCTCGGGCTTCGCGGCCCTGCCGGGCGGGACGAAGTTCCTGCTCGAGACCGGGGGGCTGGTGGCGGCGGCGCTCCTCCTCTTCGGGACGCTGCTCGCCCGGGGGGCGCAGGATCTGCCGCGGATGATCCTGACCGGCGTGATCTTCGGGATCCTCTTCCGCTCGGCTGCGGGCTTCGTGGGCCGTCTGCTCGATCCGAACGCCTATGCGGTGGTGCAGCAGGCGAGCTTCGCCACCTTCTCGCGGGTGGAGGCGGGCCTGCTGCCCTGGGCGGGGCTCCTTGCGCTGTCGGCGATGGGCACGGCACTGGTGCTCGCCCCGCGGCTCGATGTGCTGGCGCTGGGGCGGCGGACATCGGTGCCGCTGGGGCTCGGACACGACCGGCTCGCGCTTCTCACGCTGGGGCTGGTGGCGGTGCTGGTTGCCAGCGCCACCGCGCTCGTGGGTCCGATCGGCTTCTTCGGGCTGATCGTGGCCTCGCTCGCCCATGCGCTGACCGAGCGGGCGCGCCATGCGGCGCTGCTGCCCGCGGCGGCTTTGTCGGCCGTGGCGCTGCTCGTGGGCGGACAGTTCCTCTTCGAGCGGCTGCTGCGCCTCGAGGGGACGCTCAGCGTCGTGGTCGAACTGGCGGGCGGGCTCTTCTTCCTGTGGCTTCTGATGAAGGGACGGATCCGATGA
- a CDS encoding iron ABC transporter ATP-binding protein yields the protein MIELEGVGHRIDGAEILTDVTTRLPKGALTALIGPNGAGKSTLLSLIARLAPLGQGRIRVDGLDVARTPSRQLALKMAVLGQETAVGSRLRVHELVGFGRWPHHQGRRTPADAAAVEEAIAVFELGPLADRFLDELSGGQRQRAFLAMTFAQGTDWLLLDEPLNNLDMAHARALLSRLNDLVRTGGRSVVVVMHDVNYAAAWADHILALKDGRIAAEGTPAEVLTTPILHRLYGIEMEVAEHRGRPLVLHHV from the coding sequence ATGATCGAGCTTGAGGGCGTGGGCCACCGGATCGACGGGGCCGAGATCCTGACCGATGTGACGACGCGGCTGCCGAAGGGGGCGCTCACGGCGCTGATCGGGCCGAACGGGGCGGGCAAGTCCACGCTGCTCTCGCTCATCGCGCGGCTCGCGCCGCTGGGGCAGGGGCGGATCCGGGTGGACGGGCTGGATGTGGCCCGCACCCCGTCGCGCCAGCTCGCGCTGAAGATGGCCGTGCTCGGGCAGGAGACGGCGGTGGGCAGCCGCCTCAGGGTGCATGAGCTGGTGGGCTTCGGCCGCTGGCCGCACCATCAGGGCCGCCGCACGCCCGCCGATGCGGCGGCGGTGGAGGAGGCCATCGCGGTGTTCGAGCTGGGCCCGCTCGCCGACCGCTTCCTCGACGAGCTCTCGGGCGGCCAGCGCCAGCGCGCCTTCCTCGCCATGACCTTCGCCCAAGGAACGGACTGGCTCCTGCTCGACGAGCCGCTGAACAATCTCGACATGGCCCATGCCCGCGCCCTTCTGTCGCGGCTGAACGACCTCGTCCGCACCGGGGGCCGCAGCGTCGTCGTGGTGATGCACGACGTGAACTATGCCGCCGCCTGGGCCGACCACATCCTCGCCCTGAAGGACGGGCGGATCGCGGCCGAAGGCACCCCGGCCGAGGTGCTGACGACCCCGATCCTGCACCGGCTCTACGGGATCGAGATGGAAGTGGCCGAGCATCGCGGACGGCCTCTGGTGCTGCACCACGTCTGA